In Lotus japonicus ecotype B-129 chromosome 5, LjGifu_v1.2, one genomic interval encodes:
- the LOC130718260 gene encoding uncharacterized protein LOC130718260, whose translation MILQVEEIHNLLKSLLNHNSHIQHPFHLCALFLALLATILIFPFRQNSPSSSSSHHQSFITNDNDDFSDDDDSEYTSSEFEDEEDEKEEEEEEEERTGECFRVKGSSCGFTRRRSIDDFLSFPEIASSRSVVKLWDHIGYGFEHSRFSGGSVVSVYEDQGLQPGRSPAVVVSAGDSAAGNLGLRIWDTRLRCGVPTVMAESGGVQKVYVSDDGRYGLTVVDMRNSHFDSWMPYSFML comes from the coding sequence ATGATATTGCAAGTTGAAGAAATTCACAATCTCCTCAAGTCTCTACTCAATCATAACTCACACATTCAACACCCTTTCCATCTATGTGCTCTCTTTCTCGCACTACTCGCCACCATTCTCATCTTCCCCTTCCGCCAAAACTCCCCTTCTAGTTCTAGTTCTCATCATCAATCCTTCATCACCAACGACAATGATGATTTCAGCGATGACGACGATAGTGAATACACTTCATCAgagtttgaagatgaagaagatgaaaaagaagaagaagaagaagaagaagagagaacaGGTGAATGTTTCCGAGTTAAAGGTTCTTCCTGCGGGTTTACACGACGTCGTAGCATCGACGATTTCTTGTCGTTTCCGGAAATAGCTAGCAGCAGAAGCGTTGTCAAACTGTGGGACCACATAGGGTATGGTTTCGAACATTCCAGATTCTCCGGCGGAAGCGTCGTGTCGGTTTACGAGGACCAGGGGCTCCAGCCTGGGAGGTCGCCGGCGGTGGTTGTTTCTGCCGGCGATAGCGCGGCTGGGAATTTGGGGCTGAGGATTTGGGACACGCGCCTCCGGTGTGGTGTGCCTACGGTGATGGCGGAATCCGGCGGAGTGCAGAAGGTTTACGTCAGCGATGACGGACGTTACGGTTTGACGGTTGTTGACATGAGAAATTCCCATTTTGATTCTTGGATGCCATATTCCTTCATGCTCTAG